Proteins from one Lachnospiraceae bacterium KGMB03038 genomic window:
- a CDS encoding DUF2007 domain-containing protein — MEGTDVKKIFVAEDNLQAEMILEALRSVGIPAYKKDADGRGFLNTYGANSLCGEEIYIPAEEKKQAEEVLENMGLKAEE; from the coding sequence ATGGAAGGAACGGATGTAAAGAAGATTTTCGTTGCGGAAGACAATCTGCAGGCAGAGATGATCTTGGAAGCATTAAGGAGTGTCGGAATCCCTGCTTATAAAAAAGACGCGGACGGCAGAGGATTCTTAAATACCTATGGCGCCAACTCTCTTTGCGGGGAGGAAATCTATATTCCGGCAGAAGAAAAGAAGCAGGCGGAAGAGGTTTTGGAAAATATGGGATTGAAAGCTGAAGAATAG